Part of the candidate division WOR-3 bacterium genome, TTCTTACTGTCCATTCGTTTAAATTAAGTCGCAAAGCAATCCTTTTTCTTCCCCAATTAGTTTTCTTGTATAATTCCAGTATTTTCTCTTGGATTTCTTTAGGAGTTCTGTTAGGAGAATTATGTGGTTTTCTTGAGAGTTCTTTAAGTTCCTCTTCTCCTTTTTCTTTGTATCTTTTTATCCATTTTCTTAAGGTATTTCGGGAAACTCCGTATTCTCTACTGATTTGGCTTATGTTTTTGCCTTTGTTGTATTCTTCTATCATTTTCACTCTTAAATTAAATCTTGCTTCTTTATTCATTTTGTTGTATAATTTTTTGTATAGAAACATAGGCGCCCCCTTTTTAATTCTCTTACTCTTTTAATTCTTTTTTGAACGCCTATTATTTTAAGAAACTTATTAAATAATTTCAACACATCTACTACCTTAATACCCTTATTAACCTGGTAACCATGTCTTAACACATTTACTATATATATTTGTGCTTGACATTTGACCTTTTTTTATTATACTTTTTAGTTATGTCTATTTTATTAAAAGTCTTGGGAAAAGATTTGAGGGGGGATTTATGAAGAGACTTTTCCTTCTATTTTTTATCCCGACTCTCTTTTTTATCGGTTGTAAGAAAATTGGCGGGCTCTCCGTCGTCTCGGTAAATAACAATAAGCCCCTAATCGCCGATGTGATTAAAATCGTTCGGGTAGGAGAGGAAGAAGAAGAAGTGATTATGGAATATACGGTACCAGTGGAATTTGTCTATACCTATGCTGGTTATGGCTTACCGACCAATAACCCATATACCGCCCAACTTACTGAATATAAGATAGAATACTTCCAATACGATGAGAAGGGAAAGAAGAAAAAGTTCGGAGAAACCGGTGAGGTGATCAAAGGGGAATGTCAGGTTGAAATCCCAGCGGATATTGAAGGGAAGAATACGGTAGTTGCTCATTTTAAGGTCAATCCCTCCTGGTGGACTGATAAGTATTTAGGCGATTTGATAGAGGGGATTCAATTAGTTGCCTATTTTACCTTTACGGGAAAAGAGAAATTGACCGGGGAAGAAGTAAGCTGCGAGGCGAAACTGACGATTAATTTTGCCGACTATTATCCTGATTAATTAGAAGAGAAATTCTTTCTCTTAGGCCTTAAAAGTCCGTTGGGGGAGATATGAAGAAGTTATTAACTCTTTTATTTATATTTGCTCCTCTCTTTCTTTTTAGTTATACGGGTATGGGCGGCGGTCGGGGACATTTTTTCGTTCAGGATGCTTTAACTCAAGGACCGGGTTTCTTGACTTTAAGTCTTCATACCCTTTCCCGACGCCAAAAGCCTGAGACAAGCTTCTTCTATACCGATATGCTTTTAGCCCTCACCTATTCGCCGATTGACTATTTTGAAGCATCCCTATCTGGCGGTGGTATCTTTTTAGACTACCCCTTTGAAAATTTTGCTTCTTCTTGGCACGATTTGACCCTTAAAGGGAAATTGACCTTCCCCTTGATAAAAGTCTTTAAGCCCGGCTTCATTCTCGGTTACAATTTCCCCCGGGATACAGTTTATGACACGCTTGGCTTAGCAGTAAAAAAGGGTTTGGAATATACCGGGGCGGTAAACTTAAAATTTTCTGATTTATTTCCACCCTTACCTTCTTTACTCTTCAACTTCGGAAGGTATAAAGATGAATTAGACTCTGGACATACCTATTTCGGCGCCAGTTTGGAATTGGCAGCAAGAAGTCTCCTCTTCTTTGGGGAGTATCATAAGGTAGGCGAACTAACTCGTTTGACACCCGGAATAAAAATCTTCTCTCCCAGTCTTTCCTTTGATTTCGGTTGGAGTTTTCTCTTTTTGCCGAATAAGGAGAGAAGGAATCAACTCTCAATCGGTTTCACCTACCTCACACCGTTCCTGCGGGTGACCACACCCACCGGAAGGATTGTCGGAAAGGTTTTCTCCGCTACAACCCATCAACCAATCCCAGCCACTATCTCCTTTCCGGAAAATCCCAAATTGAAGCCAATCGCTAATGACCCAACTACGGGTCTCTATGAGGCGACAAAAATTCCAGAAGGAACAATCGTGGTGGAAGTTTTTAGTGAAGGTTACTTTAAGGAGTATTTACCAGTAACCGTAAAGAAGGATATGACAATCACTCAGGATTTCTACTTAAAACCGGTGAAGGTATTCGGTCAATTGGCAGGTAGGGTCTATGAAGCAAATACTGGTAAGCCCTTAGCCGCGCGGCTCTCCTTCCCCAATACCGATCTCCCTCCTATCTTCTCCGACTCGCTCACGGGTAGCTTCCGTTTATCAGAGGTCCCAACCGGGGTTTTAGTTGTGGAAGCGGAAAAGGAAGGATATTTTAAGCATTCGGTGAGCGCAACCATCAGAGAGAATGAATTAACCTCTCTGGAAATCCCCCTCTCGCCATCTCTTTTTGTGAGTGTGGTTACGGGTAAGGTCTCAGACAAAAAGACCGGAGAAGGGATTGCCGCGGAGATTATATTTGAAGGAGCGGCAATTCCTCCGGTAAGGACTGACCCCAAGACGGGAATTTATCGGGCAGAATTGCCGGTTGGTACCTACACCGCGGTGGTGAAGGCGGAAAATTATATAACCCAAACCCTGCCGGTAATTGTGGAGAAAGATAAAGTAACCGAGAAGAATTTCTCTCTGGTGAGTGTGGGTATGACTATTACCTTAAAGGTCCTCTTTGACTTCAATAAGGCGACAATCAGACCGGAATCCTACCGGCTCTTAGATGAGGCGGCGCAGATTCTAAAAGATAATCCGAAGATCAAGGTTGAAATTCAGGGGCATACCGACAATATCGGTTCGGACGCCTACAATCAAAAACTTTCGGAAAGGCGGGCACAGGCGGTGGCTAACTATTTTATCAGCCAACACGGAATTGATGAAAAAAGACTCCGGGTTGTTGGCTACGGAGAGACAAAGCCGATTGCCTCTAACGAGACCGAAGAAGGAAGGGCATTAAATAGAAGAGTGGAATTTGTGGTCCTCAGCGAAGAGTGATGGGAATTGGCTTAACTCTCTTTCTCTTCTCCTTTCGCCTCCTCATTGGTGGTTTGGAATACGAATGGGGGGTTATTGGCCGTTTCCTTCTCCCCGAAGAGAAGATGGCGATAAAGATTCTCGCTGATGAGGAAAATTGCCATTTCGGTTGGATAATGTCGGATGGTGAATTGGCGGATGTCTCCCCTACGGAAAAAGTATACATCGCCCCTTCTCAGCCCGGTTTTTATACGATAGTGGTTTCTGATGGTAAAGAGAGGAAGCGAATTAATATCTTTGTTATGCATCCCTTCTCCTGCCTCAAAAATCGGAAACTGAACGGATTTCTGATTGGTCGTTATCCAAGTTTTTCCCCCCACCCTAACTTACAAGGGGTGAAGGGTTTTATAGAACTGAAAAAAGAGTGGGAGGATATCTTCGTCTCCCCTCACTATCAGATAAAAGAGTTTACCCATACTCCCTACCTCACCCTGCGGGAGGAGTTGGTTTATAAGTTAGAACTCTTAAACGAGAAGGTCGCCTCTCGCTACGGAGTTGAGAAATTAAAGATTGTCTCCGGCTTCCGGACGCCAGCCAAGAATTACAATGCTGGGGGCGGTAGAAATAGTGCCCATATCTACGGAGGCGCCGCGGATGTGACTCTTGATGCCGATGGGGATGGCGATATTGATGACTTAAACCGGGATGGCCGGCGAAATAGCCGGGATTCTAAACTTATTTGCTCCTTGGTGGAAGAATTGGATAACGAGTTGGCGAATAAATATCCCCAACTGGTGGGCGGTTTGGGCTGGTATCGCCGGCGGGATTTTATCCACATTGATGTGAGGGGGAAAAAGGATCGCTGGCGAAGATAGAAGAGTGCCCGTCCATCTCACATCCTTCCTTCTCCTCCTCTTCTCCTTCTTCCTTTTTTTCTTAGGGGAATTAATCTTCCCCTTAGAAAGGAGCATCCGTTTTAATATCATCGCCCGGGGAAAGGCGATTATCAATTACCGAAAAGGGATTAAGGAATTGAAAGAAGAGTTGAAAAGAAGTAAAGAGAGGCTTTCGCTTTTGGAAAGCGAAGCCGAGAGTCTAAAAGTTATCCCAGAGGAGGACTATTTGGTTATTGACCTTCTAAGGAATCGCCTCTTTTGGAAAAAAGGGGAAAAGACCTTACGCGAGATTTTAATCTCCACCGGCCGGGGAGATTCTTTAATTTCCGGGAAGAAAAAGTGGGTCTTTAAGACACCGACCGGAATTCTCCGCATCTTATGGAAGATAAAAAATCCAATTTGGTATAAACCGGATTGGGCTTTCCTGGAGGAGAAGAAACCAATTCCCCCTCCCAATTCTAAAGAGAGGTTGGTTCGGGGAATGCTTGGAGATTATGCCTTGGACTTGGGAGGAGGGATTCTAATCCACGGTACGCCTTATGAACATCTCTTAGGAAGAAGCGTCAGTCACGGTTGCATCCGGGTGGGTAAGGAAGATATTAAATTTCTATATGAGAACTGCCCGGTGGGAATGAAGGTTTATATTTATGGGAGATAGGAGAAGTTTCTTCTTCATCATTGCCGCCTTTTTATTTAGTCTCTCACTCATTCGGCTCTTTGAGGGGATAATCAAAAGAGAATTGAGAAGCGAATGGGAAGACCTGAAGGAGGAATATGCCCTTCTTCTTAAAGAGAAGGAGCAATTGGAAGAGGAGATAAAAAGGAGAGAAGGAGAGAAGATACTTTTGTCTTTGCAGAAGGAGACGGCAGCAAAGAAAGAGCCTTACTTACGAATCAACCGGAAAGATAAAATTGCCCAACTAAAAATGGAGGATAAAACCCTAAGAGAGATGCGTTTTTCCGTAAAGGGAAGGAGAGCGATTGCCGGAGAGGTGCTTTTGCCGAGTGGTATCTTACAGGTGAAAGAAAAGATGGCTGGGGTTTCTTTTTATATCCCCGATTGGATTTATGAATTATTGGGCAAGGAGATACCTCAGGATACTTTAACTCGGAAGGTAAAAGATGCCTTTGGCAAATACTGCCTCTCTTTGGGTGGCGATATCTGCCTTTCGGGAAAGATAAGGGAGGAAGTACCGGATGGCGCCTTAGACTTAATTTATTTAGAGTTTGAGGATGGAGACATTGAGGCGATTTATAATACACTAAAAGATGGTGCTTCGGTCTTTTTCTATTGACAAAAGGAAAAAATTTTTTATAATTCATAACTAAATGATGGAGGGCATATGCTAAACATCTTTTTACTTTTTTTAATAAGTATTTCAAATCCGGTCACTACTCCTTCCCCGCCAGTTTTTGGGGTTGGAGGACCTGATGCCTACGGATATCGCTGGATTGATTCCGATACCACCGCTCCCGGGGCTCCGGTTTATAATTGGATTGATATCACCGGAATTGGCGATACGATAAGGGGATTAGCAGACGATAATGTCGTCGGTCCTTTTCCGATTGGCTTTGATTTCCCCTATTACTGGTATACCGTAAATAGTTTTTTCGTCGGTTCTAATGGCTATATCGCCTTTGGGGATAATTTCCTCTCCGCCCATCCGTTCCAGAATTTCCCCAACGCCGCCCGTCCCAATAATACCCTCGCTCCTTTGATGTGTGACTTAGATTTTTCCGCTGGTTCTCCCTTATGTATGTATTGGACCAATAATCGTGATACCTGCATCATCTCCTATATCAATGTCCCCTTCTGGAATACCGGCGGTTCAAATACCTTCCAGATAATTTTGACCAAGGCTGATTCCAGTATCTATTTCCAATATCAAACCCAGAATGGTGCTCCTTATAATGGATGGCAATCAACAGGTTCTTCCACCATTGGCATTGAAAATATCACCGGTCGGGTTGGCCTCTCCTATATGCATGCCGGGCAACCAACTTACAATATGCCGCACGCCTCTTTGGCGATAAAGTTCTATCCCCCGCCAACAACTGGTTATCAAGTTCGGGATATTGCGGCCTGGGCGGTGATGAATGATAATAGCGAAGGGGTCTTTGTCCACTTGGGTGATACGGTTTTCCCTCGCGGCAAGGTGAAGAATGCGGGAAATGTCCCAACCGGTAGTTTTCCGGTCTATTGCCGGATAAGAAGTGGCGCAAATGTGGTCTTTGCGGAAACAATTCAAGTAGCGAGTAGTAATCCGGGTGAGGTGATAAATATCAACTGCACCCGCCGCTATGTTCCTACTGCGACCGGACTTTACACGATGGTCATTCGCTCTGCTCTATCCGGTGATTCGGTTCCGAGTAATGATTCCTTTGTCTTGGAGATGAGGGTGGTTCAATATCCTGGGGAATTACGCTGGGAAGATTTATCAACACCACGGGCGATGTATTACTGGAACGGTCCGGGTGGTTATGGCAATAAGTTCTATCCTCCGAGATATCCAGCGAGTGTCACCCAGGCAAAGGTCTATGCCTCTGGCTCTAACACTCCAGTTAGTGTTTTGGTCTTAGACGATAACGGTCCGAACGGAGCACCTGGCGATACCCTGTTTATCACTACAATCAATATCTCAACTCAGCAGTGGTATACCGTGAATGTCTCACCAGCGGTGAATATCGCCAGTGGTGCCTTTTATGTTGGTTGTATCTCAGCGGTTTCTATGGCTCCATCCTTTGGGATGGATACCTTACCACCGGTCTCCCGCCTCGGCTGGGAATATACTAACTCCTGGGCACCAAGCCGGCATGCGGCTCAACACGATATTATGATCAGGGCGGTTTGTGATGTGGGAAGTGGTATAAAGGAGATAGTGGGAGAGAAGGAAATTTCCCTACCACCAACGGTGATGCGGATTAAAGAATTTATCTTAAAGCCTAAATCCCAAATTTATAATGCCTGCGGTCTACCGATGAAAAATGAGAAATTGACTACTGGCATCTACTTCTTAAAAGAAGAAGGCAAAATCCGGAAGTTAATCTTAGTGGAATAAATCCAGCAAAAATAAAAGAGGCGGGAGGATTTTCCTCCCGCCTTTATTTTTAAGAGGCTTACTTTTCGCAGATCACCTTCCAGGTTCTATTCGTCTCATTTCCTTTGAGATGGAGGAAGTAGACCCCACTCGGATAGTTCTTATTAAGTTTTCCTGTATAATATTTCCCCTTGCCGGAGTATAGATTTTCCACCAACTTGCCACTCACATCATAGAGTGATAAGGAGAAAAACTCTTCCTTCGGTAAGGAAAGACTAATTTGGGCATCACTCCGGAAAGGATTGGGGAAGACGGTTAAAGTTGGGATATTTTTATTTATTGGTTCGCCAGCAATTCCGAGATACTGGTTGTAGAAAGATTGCAAGGAGTCGCAATTCTCATAAAAGAGGGCAAGGCTTGTGCCCCCGAGAATGGCAAAGGCGCATTTATAACTCTGATCTGGGGCTAAGTCAAAAGGACCGACCGAGGCGCAGACCGACCAGTCGTAGTTTCGGTTTGAGGCATATTTCCGATAGAGTCCTGCCATAATCTTATATTTCACTGTGTCATGCATCCCTTGGACTGGATAGACAAAGGTATCGTGATCGGTGCAGTAAAGGTTTGCCCAGGAATTGGGGTAAAGGATTTTTATGCCAACGGTTGGGTTATCCGAGGTTGACTGGCGCATCCAGACAACCCTCCTCGCCGTATCAGTCCCCGCTTGGTTGGTATTAGCGGCTCCCATATCAAAGTCAATGAAGATTCCTGCGTATAAACCATTGACAGGTTCGGTCCCAACATTAGTGTAGGTATATTCAATTATCACACCGTCATCGTATCTGGGGTCAGCGGTGGCAACACTGTATTGCTCAACCCGGATATTCTTGGGTGTCGGATGGGCACCATCTCTCATCACCCCGCGGTATTCTTCTAAGCCGAGGCGGTTGTAATAGTCAAGACTCTCAACGATGGTGAAGTCTCGGGAATCAACCTGGTTTAAGCCGAAGAAGGCATCCGCCACATAGGTTCGGGAGTTCCCTAATGCCATTCCCCCGAAGAAGAGCCAATTGACACCGGCTCGGGGATACTTAAAGCCAACACCTTGGGTCTGTTGGGAAGAGAGGAAGCCAATGTGACCATAGGCGGTAACCGTTAATTGGCA contains:
- a CDS encoding D-Ala-D-Ala carboxypeptidase family metallohydrolase, whose product is MGIGLTLFLFSFRLLIGGLEYEWGVIGRFLLPEEKMAIKILADEENCHFGWIMSDGELADVSPTEKVYIAPSQPGFYTIVVSDGKERKRINIFVMHPFSCLKNRKLNGFLIGRYPSFSPHPNLQGVKGFIELKKEWEDIFVSPHYQIKEFTHTPYLTLREELVYKLELLNEKVASRYGVEKLKIVSGFRTPAKNYNAGGGRNSAHIYGGAADVTLDADGDGDIDDLNRDGRRNSRDSKLICSLVEELDNELANKYPQLVGGLGWYRRRDFIHIDVRGKKDRWRR
- a CDS encoding OmpA family protein, translating into MKKLLTLLFIFAPLFLFSYTGMGGGRGHFFVQDALTQGPGFLTLSLHTLSRRQKPETSFFYTDMLLALTYSPIDYFEASLSGGGIFLDYPFENFASSWHDLTLKGKLTFPLIKVFKPGFILGYNFPRDTVYDTLGLAVKKGLEYTGAVNLKFSDLFPPLPSLLFNFGRYKDELDSGHTYFGASLELAARSLLFFGEYHKVGELTRLTPGIKIFSPSLSFDFGWSFLFLPNKERRNQLSIGFTYLTPFLRVTTPTGRIVGKVFSATTHQPIPATISFPENPKLKPIANDPTTGLYEATKIPEGTIVVEVFSEGYFKEYLPVTVKKDMTITQDFYLKPVKVFGQLAGRVYEANTGKPLAARLSFPNTDLPPIFSDSLTGSFRLSEVPTGVLVVEAEKEGYFKHSVSATIRENELTSLEIPLSPSLFVSVVTGKVSDKKTGEGIAAEIIFEGAAIPPVRTDPKTGIYRAELPVGTYTAVVKAENYITQTLPVIVEKDKVTEKNFSLVSVGMTITLKVLFDFNKATIRPESYRLLDEAAQILKDNPKIKVEIQGHTDNIGSDAYNQKLSERRAQAVANYFISQHGIDEKRLRVVGYGETKPIASNETEEGRALNRRVEFVVLSEE
- a CDS encoding helix-turn-helix domain-containing protein, which translates into the protein MFLYKKLYNKMNKEARFNLRVKMIEEYNKGKNISQISREYGVSRNTLRKWIKRYKEKGEEELKELSRKPHNSPNRTPKEIQEKILELYKKTNWGRKRIALRLNLNEWTVR
- a CDS encoding L,D-transpeptidase, which codes for MPVHLTSFLLLLFSFFLFFLGELIFPLERSIRFNIIARGKAIINYRKGIKELKEELKRSKERLSLLESEAESLKVIPEEDYLVIDLLRNRLFWKKGEKTLREILISTGRGDSLISGKKKWVFKTPTGILRILWKIKNPIWYKPDWAFLEEKKPIPPPNSKERLVRGMLGDYALDLGGGILIHGTPYEHLLGRSVSHGCIRVGKEDIKFLYENCPVGMKVYIYGR
- a CDS encoding T9SS type A sorting domain-containing protein translates to MAILLIISLLQVLPNIEPAPLNPAYLFLTHDTGNCQLTVTAYGHIGFLSSQQTQGVGFKYPRAGVNWLFFGGMALGNSRTYVADAFFGLNQVDSRDFTIVESLDYYNRLGLEEYRGVMRDGAHPTPKNIRVEQYSVATADPRYDDGVIIEYTYTNVGTEPVNGLYAGIFIDFDMGAANTNQAGTDTARRVVWMRQSTSDNPTVGIKILYPNSWANLYCTDHDTFVYPVQGMHDTVKYKIMAGLYRKYASNRNYDWSVCASVGPFDLAPDQSYKCAFAILGGTSLALFYENCDSLQSFYNQYLGIAGEPINKNIPTLTVFPNPFRSDAQISLSLPKEEFFSLSLYDVSGKLVENLYSGKGKYYTGKLNKNYPSGVYFLHLKGNETNRTWKVICEK